The Antennarius striatus isolate MH-2024 chromosome 8, ASM4005453v1, whole genome shotgun sequence nucleotide sequence ATCCTTCCATACCAGTTCTACTACCAGTTCTCTACCATAGGCCTGGGTGTTTGAGGGTTCTGTTCAGCTGTTCCTGCGCTCTTCGGGACCGGATTTGTTGGAGCCACTCTCCCAGTTTAGGGGTTACTGCCCCAGGTGCTCCAACTACCACAGGGACTACACTGGCCTCGACATATGTTCCAACTGCTTTTTTATTGGAACACAACATTTTGTCCTCCTTCATTCTAATGTTGACATCGCATGGTgttgccacatctatcacctctctcctcttctgctctgtgtccaccaccactatgtctcATTGGTTTACCAGGAACTCTTTGACAGCATgaaagctgaagtcccacagaaCCTTGGCCCTGTTATTCTCAGGCACCTTCTGTGTATGgtccattgggatttgggttcttctgcactgcagagccacacaaaagacatacaaccactcacgcacagtCACagctatgggcaatttggaacaggtTAATTCACGTAAATTGCATGttttaggaggtgggaggaagctggggaGAGAATGCACACATATATggaaagaacatacaaactccacacaggaagGAATCAAACTAATATAAATACTATAAAACTTATTATGATCCGAATATGCCCCAGATCAGATGGGATGGCGTGCTACAGAATGCTGTAGTAGAACTCTGTCCTATCAGGACAGCATTGAGACCCAGTTTAATCAGGTTAATCAAACAGAAATTCAAATACACTTGAAAACatgaaccaatgcagtcacagattgAAACATCCCGCAactcccctgaattcaaaattttaccatgacctagttgcataggtcaaagatcaaagctagtgctctgacttactgtcatagatcaaagcactagctttgacctatgatcttacactggccttctccctcgtctttctatcttatccggttcctgagtgtccaaagttgaaatctgaccttgacctagttttctcaaggtcaaggtcatcacctcatttacatcccctttgccgcccgagtaatgtgctttttgtgtcatctttctatctgcaactgttgtgaagatatttggtggacaaacggacggacgaacactgacaattacaatgaatcaccgctttgaagcgggatgtaataaatgaaaatgtgtttttaataacggtgtcactgatgtgaatgatggtctgtctgtctgtctgtccacccacccacccacctacctacctacctacccatcTATCTCAGCGGCTCAGGGTGTCTCGTGGGATCGGATCCACATTCCGGAAGTGGATCCTGGAAAACTGTTTCCTGACGACGGAGTGTTGTTAGCGGAGCGATGCTAACTGTTAGCCAACACAACTATTAGCGACTATAAAGCGGCTTCTCCCTTAAACCAACCGATGGAGGTGGATCCAGGTAAACTCAGCTCCACACGCCTGTCTTCAATTTTAACGTGGAATGAGTGGGGTTCATGACACTTTCTTTATTATGAGCTAAACAACTTAGCGAAGCTAGCCTCAAACTCCAAAGAGCCGCTAACAACATgctaacaacaataataataataatagagtgAAGACAAATGTTTGGTCAGCCGCTGTCACTGGATGGACAAATACACTCAtatggtgtgtgtttttcattattatatCCCCAcgcgtgtttttttttctctcccaaaataatcacaaatgtgCGACTTTAACTCGCTTTAAATAAACAGTCCGTTCTAAAATATCATGACAAGGAAAAATAAGACGTTTctcaaaaggaaggaaaaataaaGCGAAGTTTCAGTTCCTGCAGGAACCGATAATGTCCCACCTGTCATTCAAACGACCTCCTTTATCAACTCTTCTGGATCGGATGTGTTTGTggtataattattatttttttgaatcaAATATGTCTTCTGAAGTCATGAAGCTTTTTTTTGAAATTGCTCTTTGAGGGTGGataataatgttaaaacattaaataggTCTTTATCAATATCTTGATTTCAGGTAAATTAAAACCTGTGTTATGATTACATTACTACGTTGTATTTAACATGCTAACAATATTTCATTGAAATTGGCATTGTTGCATTTTTCCTGACTTTTTCAGGTTTCTATTATAGAACTGTATTTAAGCACTCCGGTCCTGAAAGATGATTGATTGCGCTCATTTGTTTTGAAGTCTTCTACACTGATCACAGTGGACGAGTCCCCAGTAACCCGCTGTTGGACGAGCTCCCGAGCTACCAGTCCCTGCTGTATCGTAGGAAGTCCTCGAGTGGCGGCACCAAGAGAAGGAACGTGTCGTCCAGCAGTGGGAAATGGGTGATGAGCACCTTCAGCGGATTGGAGGAGAAACACAGGAATCAGACGGAACAGAAACCCATCCGAGAGCTAGCCATGCCCATGGCTGAGAAACGCAGATACAAGTAGGGAAAGCATTGTTCTATCGCTGTCCATCAGCTCCTGTAAAGGAGAAGTTAAACAGATCTGTTCTGAGATGTGAATTCATTTctatgtttttaacttgttagCACTCAACGTTTGGAGGAGGCTCGAGAGCTCAGTAGTTTGGTCcagctgaagaaaaacacacgcAGGTatctgaggaagatgaaggatgAAGGGCAGGAGTGGGTCAGCTCCATGAAGCTCTGGAGGGGAGACATTCACCTGATAGAGGGTGagagataaaaaataatgaGCAATTAATCTCTTCTTCTAACAGGAAGTTCACCGGCCCTTCCAAACTTAATTCCAAAATTCTCATCCACTAGGCATGTTTGGCACAGGGATCCTGTCGTACTTTTCTTTCTTGCGATTCCTGGTCATGCTCAACTTCATCATCTTTCTACTCATGTTCAGCTTCGTCATGTTACCCATCATAGTTGCTTCCCACGCATCATCGAACATCACCTACCACCAGAACGAAGGTGAGAAGACGCTCATGTGTTTCCACTTAGGGCGTAAATTGAACATGAATTGTTCTGAAGCATAAATTTTCCCTTCAGGAAGTGCGTGCAGCGAGTATCGGAGCAGCTCTCGTCGTGGTCTGGTCATGTTTCATGAGCATATTGCAGATCTGCTGTCTGGTGGAGTAAGTCCCTGCAATTCTCATGTTATAGTTTgtggaaggaaaaaaagtttgaatttggtttcctccctctccttttgTACTCAATCTGCAGGGCTTTCTGGAACAGACTTATCTCTTCTATGGCTACTATCAGGTGGATAAAATCCACTTTCCAAAGATCGCCTACAACTTGCCGCTGGCCTatctgctggtcaccatagccTACTTGTTGCTCAGCCTAATCTGGATTGTTAAAAGGTACCAAAGGGGCTAAATCACAGGtatcacatttatttgatgCATCAGTTTCTCATTTCCTTATCTCCTAAGGTCTGCCACAGGATTCAAACGCAATTTGGTTCAGGATGAGGATCGCTTTCAGAGCTTTTGCAACAAGATTTTTGCCGGCTGGGATTTCTGTATCACCAATGAGAACGCCTCGAGACTGAAGAGAAGCAGTTTACTCTATGAGCTCAGggttagtttagtttattgCTTGTGTTGTCCATTCATAAATGTACGTTTTAATCTATGGATccatgtaaaattaaattttcttgTATCACCAGACCGATttagaggaggagaggatcaAGCAGAAAATTGCAGATCGCTCTCGTAAAGAGAAATGTCGGATTTATCTCATCCGCTTCATCCTCAACCTCTTTGTCATTGGTGTTCTGGCCGGTTGCTTTTACAGCATTTATGTTGCCACTACCTTCTCCCAGGAGGCACAGATGAATTACACAAAGGTGAGGAATCGATTCCAATGTCATTGATGGTCTTAAATTGTTGCTGTTTGTCACAACTAGAAACTTCATATCATCCTGGTTACcagatttaaacaaaaacattagaaATACACCAGCCGGCATCCAGGGCAGCAAAGATAATCAGTCAGTCACAAGTTTTCCTTGCTTGCAGGGGAATTTCATCTTGGATCTCATCTATGAATATCTACCCTCTATTGTAATCACCTTGGCCAACTTCATCACCCCCATCCTCTTCTCCGTCATAATCAATTTTGAGGACTACTCACCGGCATTTGAGATCCGCTTCACTCTGATGAGGTACAATCGACTCAATAAAAATCACTCATCCTCCATCCTTTCAAGGGCGATgtaacgtgaatgaatgaatgaataaaatttaattcaaatatatacagGACATGACACAGCATATTACCTGTATAAGATATTAAGTGTTCAAAAATGAGGGAGAAGTACAAACTTATTTAACCCCAGCCCTTCTCTCTAGGTCATTATTTAATCATGTGAATATTTATAGCATCAAAAGAACTAATTCATTAAgtataaatgtttgtttaatgattttatatattatatatattgtgtatatattttttgtatatattttggtATATGAGAACATTATTTAATATTGTAATCTATATACATGTGTTTTAAGGTATAAGTAAGTCTTTATTCACACGTATACATGAATGCTGTATTTACATAAGAAATGAAGATGACTTTagaaagaataaatataaaagaactaagtaataaacaaataatacaTCAACAGAGGATCTCATCCAGGAAGTACCTGTAATTTCAGTgacaatataatataacacCCACCGCACTAAACAGCCTCATAGCTGatcttaaaaaaaaggaaactcatcctctttctttctttttattctctcgTTCCCTCTTTCTTCACAGGTGTGTCTTCATGCGGTTGACCAGTATTGGCGTtctgctcttctctctctgGTCTCAGATCACTCACTGTGAAGAGGAGCCCTGCATCTGTGGCTACAACCATTTGCTTTACTCCGTAAGTCGTTCCATGGCAAAGAAGAGCAAATGACAGTTTGGCTTCTGTGAGGTGGAGAGTAGAAGTTGTAcaaatgaggagagagagagagagagagaggtcacAGAGGAAGTTCATGAGGACCTCATACATTTCAATTTTGTTATGATGGAGAATTGTGATCTCAATTTTTAGCCAAAAAAATGGTGATTCATGTTTTTTCCCTGTACTAAACCTATCAACATCGCACTCAAATATGTTCATACTTGTAATTTTCACTGATCAACGGTTCTTATCTGATCCTGTCTGCCTCTTTACTGCTGTCCACAGTGTTGGGAGACCCGTGTGGGACAAGAGATGTACAAGCTCACTATTTTtgacttcatcatcatcgtcgcTGTCACTATCTTTGTAGAGTTTCCCAGAAAGTGAgttcagatttaatttaatttaatttttaattttttaattaaagttaaaaaaaaaaagtgtgttctgtgtgtgtatatataaatgaaaaaaatctcaaaaaccTTTCAAATCTTTTACAAAGATCATGATGTTTTCATTGATCCAGCTGGATATTGGACCATTTAGAGACACAAGAGAGGCATGAAACAAGATGCAAATCATAAATGTCTCGCCCTTTGTTCTTGGGTCGTTGGTTCAGTGCTCTTGTGTCacccttttcccttcaggttaATAGTGAAGCACTGTGACTGTGGCCTAGCTAAGTGGTGGGGTCAGCAGGAGTTCGCCATCCCTCAGAACGTCCTGGAGATTGTCTACGGTCAGACGATCTGCTGGATCGGGGCCTTCTACTGTCCACTGTTGCCTGCCATCTGCACTATCAaatatttctttctcttctatATTAAAAAGGTGATTTTGTAATAGTTTTTCTGATATAGGTGAAAATCAGAGGTTGTGTTTCCAATGTTCTCCTGCTTGTCTGTAGGTCTCACTGATAAATAACTGCCGCCCAGCCACACGGCCGTTCCGAGCCTCCAGCTCCAACTTCTTCTTCCTGGGCGTGCTGCTAATCGGGATGGCTTTAGCCTGTGTGCCCGTCACTGTTAGCGTAGCACAGTATGTAACACACCTCTGGATCACTCTGAATAGTGAAGAAAGCCTTCACTCTTCAGAGTGAGGGCTTTCTTTGCTGACATCTGATTGTGACTGCCTCCATTGCCACGCAGAATCAACTCCTCCCAGGCCTGCGGGCCTTTCGTCAATTACAACACCTCCTGGGAAGTGCTTCCATCTACAGTATCCCAGCTTCCCCATGGAGTCCAAACACTCATCTACGCTCTCTCATCAGAAGCCTTCGCCGTCTCTTTCTTTGTCATCACATGGTGTGTTTCGAACTGTTGCCGCAGCATTGATGATCAgtgcaaaactgaaatgttaactTCTAAAGtgtcttccctctctcccttGCAGCTTGGCCATGTTTTATGTGATCGCTCTAGCTGGCGCTCACAAGAGGGTTATAAACCAACTGAGGGAACAGTTGGCCATGGTAGGTTTactctgttgttgtttcagtCGTGTCTCCTTTTCTAATTCATCTGTTGGCCATGCGTGATCATTTGTGGTATCACCAAAGTTGGCATCTACAGTAGCATTACTTGTGTCATTGTGTTCCTCAGGAGGGTCGCGACAAGCATTTCCTCATACAGAAGCTGTGTCAGGCCCAAAAGGTTTTAGCTGTCAAACCTACAGTATCCGGCTTCCGACCccacagcaggagcagcaggagcagcccCAGCTACCACACCAGCTTCTCCAACAGTTTCAATGACAGTGTGCTCCTTACACACTCCCCTCCTGACTCCTCCACACATGTGTGAGGCACAAGAGCTAAACTACAGATACGGGACCAGACATGGACAGCAGTAGTGATAGAACTGATCTCTAACATGATCTTTCACTGTTAAAACACTACAGCTTGGGAGCTTCTGTGGGCCTGCTTTCATCGTTCTTACTATTCCTTATTGACaatctgattattattattattattattattattattattattattattagaccaCTCTTAAGATACGATGTTCTTAAAGGTATTCCTTAACCAAAGTCATTGCTGGTCAGGTTTttgatgttttcctgtttttatcttttctgaATGTTATGCACTTTAACTGTATTTATATTAGCTTATTCCACCTTTTCTAACTTTTTTATTTGCtaaagaaatgtgtttaatttgcaatttaatgcattttaaagcTGCCAGTTGGCATTATTGAACAGTCTTAGGTTACATAATACTTAGAAAGATTTATCATACTACTGAactgtaattgtgttttttttaacattactgTGAGTGTTTTCTTAACAGTTGAGATAAAAATTTCAATATACATTATACAGGAATAACCCAACCCTGGATATCTGACTGTATTCTGTAATGTTTTCTGAAATACACCAGCTGATTGATAAAATATCAATTATTTTGTTGATTAAGATTATATTCTTCTGATTCTCTGCGTGAACACTGCCTGTGATAAGGGAAAGCAAACTGAATATTAAGAGGACAACAGTTATGAACACCTTTCTAATGTCACTTTCCTACTTGGCATATATTTAATTCTTCAATTCaggatatttgtattttaacatgTAGTGCTCAGTtcagtattattttattataacatCTGTATGACTGTTGACTGCCTTAAATATTAAAGTTTACATGGAAAATTCAGTCGTCAAACTTGGTTTTCGTAGTTGTGAGCATAAAGTTGTACCACCTccacaccagcagggggcgccgctGTGGACACACCGCTCGTTGACAGATGTCCAGGTGACACCGAGCCGCCGGTCGCAGCGTGCTGTTACTCGGATCTACGCGACATCATACAGCCAAAATGTTGAGAATTGTGATCCGGACCGACACAGGAGCCATCTGGTTGTTATTTTGTATAACCTTCTCGCAGTTTTTCACCGGATCCTCTGATGATATCGTGGTGGCGTGCGGGGGATTCGTGAAATCCGACGTTGAGATCAATTACTCGCTGATCGAGGTGAGACTGCAGACCTCCTGGCTAGCTAGCTAACACCCAGCTATTAGCTGCTTTAGCTGGGTCAGAGGTTAGTCGGTGACTCGGTAGTAAGAGATTTTGAATGACAAAACCACAGCAGTTGTTTATTTAAGCTAGAAAATGTCTCAGTGTTTCTTACAAACATAAATTAGAGGAATTTTGCAGCTTTTGTCGCTAGCATGACGCTATCTGCAGCCTTAACATTCATGTGGTGCTGTTAGGTGGTCAGGCGTGCCTGAAAACTCATAGGTTGTGACCTTACTGGTTTTAAGTCATGTTCTTACTGGTTTTAAGTCATGTTCTTACTGGTTTTAAAGTGTGGGTTATGCACGACTGCTAATTTTTGAAACGCACAACCGGTCTGTTGAAGAGGAAGACGTTCAGCGCTAGCCATCGGTCCTGATACTCTGCTCATTCTCAGCCTGGTTGGGCTTAGCCATTTGACTAATCAGTGAAATTAACTAAATCCCACATAGACGCTTGTGTCATGTTCCCATTCATAGCCTTTATATTAACCGGAGTCTGCATCTTATTAAAATATCTACTGTCTATTACGCGCAGATTAAATTATACACCAAACAAGGTTCCTTGAAGTACCAAACGGACTGTGCTCCAATCAATGGCTACTTCATGATCCCTCTCTATGACAAGGTATGACCTTCACCTGCTGATCCACTTTGTTGCATCAAACCTCTGGTGATGATTTTAATCTACAGACTTGTCTGTTTAACGCAGGGAGACTTTGTTTTGAAGATCGAGCCTCCTCTTGGTTGGAGCTTCGGTAAGACGCCTCCTCACATATTCCAGTTTATGACAGGAGATCCGCTAAGGTCTTCAAGATTatttgcttctctctctcttggtcTACTTTATGCTGTTCCTTTAACTTTTCCCAGAGCCGACCAGTGTGGACCTCCATGTGGATGGAGTGAGCGACATCTGTACGAAAGAAGAAGATATCAACTTTGTTTTCACTGGTTTTTCAGTGTCAGGAACGGTGAGAGCTGTTTAAGATTTCTTCCCTCGTCAGCGTCGATATTTTATCTTGTAGACCCTAAAAGTCTATCAGCGTAGAAGGTTTTGCAGCATTAATGCACGGTGAAAAATTGATCACACATACAACAGTATTATCAGTCAGTCTGTGTTGCTCTCATAAAGGAGTAAGTCCAGGAATCATTTCTTGTTATGAAATATCTGATTGTGTCATTTGCTCTCATCATCCAGGTTCTGAGTAAAGGCCATCTCCTGGGTCCAGCTGGAGTAGAAGTCAAACTCATCCGAGTGGGAACAGACGATAAACCGCAGAGCGTCGTCACGCAGCCTGGAGGAAAGTGAGTGCCTCACGCCTCCCGCCTCACTGGGGATTTTACGTCTGATGTCTGACTCAATCTTTTTGTCTTCGTCACACAGATATACCTTTTTGAAAGTCCTCCCTGGACAGTATGAAATCACAGCTGCTCATCCTTCCTGGACTCTGGAGAAGGTTGGTTGCTTTCACTTCACCGTACATTAGGCCTTCCTGATAACAGTATGTAGAATCAGAAATAGCATTTCCACCTGTAATCACGCTGGTTCTGATGGCACAGTTATTTGTACCCTCGCTGTATTTTACATGCCCATCTTTGCTGCTTTCCTACAGAGTAGCACCTCAGTGCACGTCTCCAATGCCAACGCCCCGGCCGTCGACCACCTGGTAGTTGCAGGCTATGATGTCTCAGGCGAGGTGCGCAGCGATGGAGAGCCCATGAAGGAGGTCACCTTCCTCCTGTACTCAGCTACGGTCAAGAGAGAGGTAAACCAACGTCATTCTATTGACCAGAGTTCAAAACAAGATCCTGTTTACGCTGCAATCAATGATGAAAGTGCATAAGAAGTGAGTTTACTCTGCATGTTTCAGTTACATTTGTACCTTCTTGTTGTGTTGTCAGAACGTCGGCGGCTGTAACACGTCCCCAGTGAACGGGGCCGATCCTGGGGACAGCTCCCTCATCTACATGTGCAGCGCTCTTTCCAGGGAAGATGGAACCTTTGTGTTCCAGTCTTTGGCCAGCGGCGAGTACACCGTTGTGAGTTTCTTGTTTGAAAGAAATGCATTCAAGATGTTACTGCTGGGAAATGGGAAATTATTTTGTGACGTCGTCATTTCAACCTGTGCTCTGTCCACTGTCATGTAAATgtcaatatttctgattttttttttttttttttttttttttacccctctgTTCAGGTGCCTTTCTACAGGGGAGAAAGGATTACGTTTGATGTTGCTCCTTCCAGGATGAATTTCAAGGTGGAGCATAATAGTTTGAAGCTGGAGGTAAATAGACCAGATTCTGTCGTCCTGGAAATCATCTCTGGTGTTCCATTTATTAACACTGTTTGTGTTGCTTTGCACGCAGCCCATCTTCCGGGTCATGGGCTTTTCGGTGACAGGTCGTGTTCTCAACAGCGTCGGTGGGGAGGGTGTCCCCGACGCCACCGTGTCCCTCAACAA carries:
- the LOC137599999 gene encoding transmembrane channel-like protein 7; the protein is MEVDPVFYTDHSGRVPSNPLLDELPSYQSLLYRRKSSSGGTKRRNVSSSSGKWVMSTFSGLEEKHRNQTEQKPIRELAMPMAEKRRYNTQRLEEARELSSLVQLKKNTRRYLRKMKDEGQEWVSSMKLWRGDIHLIEGMFGTGILSYFSFLRFLVMLNFIIFLLMFSFVMLPIIVASHASSNITYHQNEGSACSEYRSSSRRGLVMFHEHIADLLSGGGFLEQTYLFYGYYQVDKIHFPKIAYNLPLAYLLVTIAYLLLSLIWIVKRSATGFKRNLVQDEDRFQSFCNKIFAGWDFCITNENASRLKRSSLLYELRTDLEEERIKQKIADRSRKEKCRIYLIRFILNLFVIGVLAGCFYSIYVATTFSQEAQMNYTKGNFILDLIYEYLPSIVITLANFITPILFSVIINFEDYSPAFEIRFTLMRCVFMRLTSIGVLLFSLWSQITHCEEEPCICGYNHLLYSCWETRVGQEMYKLTIFDFIIIVAVTIFVEFPRKLIVKHCDCGLAKWWGQQEFAIPQNVLEIVYGQTICWIGAFYCPLLPAICTIKYFFLFYIKKVSLINNCRPATRPFRASSSNFFFLGVLLIGMALACVPVTVSVAQINSSQACGPFVNYNTSWEVLPSTVSQLPHGVQTLIYALSSEAFAVSFFVITCLAMFYVIALAGAHKRVINQLREQLAMEGRDKHFLIQKLCQAQKVLAVKPTVSGFRPHSRSSRSSPSYHTSFSNSFNDSVLLTHSPPDSSTHV